The following proteins are encoded in a genomic region of Neospora caninum Liverpool complete genome, chromosome XI:
- a CDS encoding GM16067, related, which produces MRLREDAPCFPLDAGDRVDEALSAEEGRKRRLRGASLGSSLCSTPRRRHSLSSSGSLSSKVLKRFRLLDVVEATRRDAPAPPGLFLTDENALPASQPSPRRGRARDSLSRQSLGVSQEREQERGQDREQERGEEWDEERGEEWDEEERRGGEERESFFTSRLAFPAERDGHFGDGAEEPCWESGDDSSDDNEDQPSRSATVPQRPYLTLPAPDLLDDFYLNLVDWSRGNLLAVALKSKLFLWSPQPRHFPEGRQARLLFNASGTSVSSSGDGEGREDGVVCVKFSPQFPSLLLVGFRSGLAEIWDVQAERRLRSLRGHASRCTVAAWNPSQLTVATGARDQRILVRDLRLASPYVSCLSGHGSELCGLQVSPSETLLASGGNDNLLCVWDYRSLPLSSPSASVSAPTASSWGTVSSLFGPSSSPLYGAGGRLGRDYFVASERLRKPLFSSLCIPASGSSSCLSSASLWAGLGLAESRSGELDSQASSQYPLSAAGAGGLSAGRASASGLLGLHAFSSRASSFGHAPFPSIPLFASPLAPGSLGFAGLRRPSEREETDDREETDDAERRLGPSSCLFPFSPNPSSSALVRSLPRATLAPSEASLLPGASSGLFAQQRRESAPLSSSLHLWASSLSLPEERGAAEAEREAGDDAAARPGRGRSLSPPPHAGLAASLTNLASAPLASTSAFAPSPGLLSDRARQLFAPSLGGPTSASSRQLFVASERSDRDRAAASLSSALPSVSSVSSALGDTLFPASLAPQGGRPAREDELRSAGTLGPSRARAFHGPAIPAPGGCPRGGALRDSRNSTFARDKRDRGRSTPLFAYEEHSAAVKAVAWSPHASGLLASGGGTADRHVRFWNTNLATTSSVHRFDVGCQVCNLCFSPHSEELLSTHGFSLNQVFVWSYSPRLLSSSASYSRPSFLASSLSSLSDAALVSAFSSPCPSAATIEHPMEKSATLSGHTARVLFVAVSPCGRRAVTGAGRGDETLKFWKVFQAGFPASRGKRNDEFEGLFSRGTMRHRATALRRDREKRASDRHADENDMDDSVEQEDIDSWR; this is translated from the exons ATGCGTCTCCGGGAAGACGCCCCCTGTTTCCCCCTCGACGCAGGAGACCGGGTCGACGAGGCGCTcagcgcagaagaaggcagaaagcggaggctgcgaggcgcgtctctcgggtCTTCACTCTGCTCCACGCCCCGACGGAGACactcgctgtcttcttctggtTCGCTTTCTTCGAAAGTTCTGAAacgctttcgcctcctcgacgTGGTGGAGGCAACGCGCCGAGACGCGCCCGCGCCTCCTGGCCTCTTTCTCACAGACGAGAATGCACTGCCTGCCTCGCAGCCATCGCCTCGGCGGGGCCGTGCACGCGACAGTCTCTCTAGACAAAGCTTGGGCGTCagtcaagagagagaacaagagaggggacaagacagagaacaagagagaggagaggagtgggatgaagagcgaggagaggagtgggatgaagaagagagaagagggggagaggagcgcgagtCGTTTTTCACTTCGCGTTTGGCCTTTCCggcggagagggacggaCACTTTGGAGATGGTGCAGAAGAACCCTGCTGGGAGAGTGGGGATGACTCGAGTGATGACAACGAAGACCAGCCGAGCCGATCAGCCACAGTCCCACAG CGTCCCTACCTCACGCTCCCCGCACCGGATTTGCTCGACGACTTTTACTTAAATCTCGTTGACTGGAGTCGCGGGAACCTCCTCGCCGTTGCTCTCAAGTCAAAACTTTTCCTATGGTCGCCTCAACCCCGGCATTTTCCAGAGGGACGccaggcgcgtcttctcttcaaCGCCAGCGGAACGAGCGTCTCGTCCTCCGGCGAtggcgaaggccgagag gACGGCGTCGTCTGCGTCAAATTCTCGCCTCAGTTTCCctccctcctcctcgtcggctTTCGCAGCGGATTG GCGGAGATTTGGGACGtccaggcagagaggagactccGGTCGCTCAGAGGCCACGCGAGCAGATGCACTGTCGCCGCGTGGAACCCCTCACAGCTGACTGTGGCAACCGGAGCACGGGACCAGCGAATTCTCGTTCGAGACTTGCGCCTG GCGTCGCCGTACGTCTCGTGCCTCTCGGGGCACGGCAGCGAACTGTGCGGGttgcaggtgtctccgtcggaGACGCTCTTGGCGAGCGGGGGGAATGACAACTTGTTGTGTGTCTGGGACTACCGCTCGctgccgctttcttcgccgtctgcgtcggTCTCGGCGCCCACGGCGAGCAGCTGGGGgacggtttcttctcttttcggtCCGAGCTCCTCTCCGCTTTATGGCGCCGGAGGGCGACTGGGCCGCGACTACTTCGTCGCTTCGGAAAGACTCAGGAAAccgctcttctcgtctctctgcatcccGGCGTCTGGCTCcagttcctgtctctcttccgcctctctctgggctGGGCTTGGCCTCGCGGAAtcgcgaagcggagagctCGACTCCCAGGCTTCCTCGCAGtatcctctctccgctgcggGGGCGGGCGGGCTGTCCGCTGGCCGCGCCAGCGCATCCGGCTTGCtggggctgcatgcgttttcctcccGAGCGTCTTCCTTCGGGCACGCACCTTTTCCTTCGATCCCACtcttcgcgtcgcctctcgcgcccggctctctcggcttcgcaGGCCTGAGACGGccgagcgagcgagaggagacagacgaccgcgaagagacagacgacgcagagcgGCGGCTTGGACCTtcgtcttgtctttttcccttttctccgaatccttcctcttccgccttggTCCGGAGCCTGCCGAGGGCGACACTCGCCCCGTCGGAGGCTTCGCTCTTGCCCGGCGCCTCTTCAGGTCTTTTCGCccagcaaagaagagagagtgcgcccctgtcgtcttctctgcatctctgggcgtcgtcgctctctctcccagaagagagaggcgccgccgaaGCGGAACGAGAAGCGGGTGACGATGCGGCTGCACGCCCAGGACGAGGgcgctctctttcgcctccacCGCATGCAGGCCTCGCCGCGTCGCTGACCAACCTGGCCTCGGCGCCCCTCGCGTCTACCTCGGCCTTCGCCCCGTCtcccggtcttctctctgatAGGGCGCGACAGCtgttcgcgccttctctcggcggTCCGAcctcggcttcctcgcgtcAGCTCTTCGTGGCCTCAGAGCGAAGCGACCGCGACCGGgcggccgcgtctctctcttctgcgctcccttctgtctcctcggtgtCGTCTGCGCTCGGAGACACCTtgtttcctgcgtctctcgccccccAGGGCGGTCGCCccgcgcgagaggacgaactgAGATCCGCTGGAACGCTGGGGCCCTCGAGGGCGCGGGCTTTCCACGGTCCCGCTATCCCGGCGCCGGGCGGCTGTCCCCGCGGCGGGGCACTCAGAGACTCACGCAACAGCACGttcgcgagagacaaaagagacagaggtcGGTCGactcctctcttcgcctaCGAGGAGCACTCGGCAGCGGTGAAGGCAGTCGCGTGGTCCCCACATGCGTCGGGACTCCTggcgagcggcggcggcacGGCTGACCGCCATGTCCGTTTTTGGAACACGAATTT GGCGACCACATCCTCCGTCCACCGCTTCGACGTCGGATGCCAAGTTTGCAATTTGTGCTTTTCGCCGCACTCCGAGGAGCTGTTGTCGACGCACGGCTTTTCGCTGAACCAGGTGTTTGTGTGGTCCTACTCGCCGCGactcctctcgtcttcagcCTCGTActctcggccttccttccttgcctcttcgctctcttccctctccgacgccgcgctcgtctccgccttctcctcgccttgtCCGTCTGCCGCGACGATCGAGCACCCCatggagaagagcgcgacgctGTCAG GTCACACGGCGCGCGTCTTGTTTGTCGCCGTTTCGCCGTGCGGCCGGCGCGCAGTGACGGGGGcggggcgcggagacgaaacgctCAAGTTTTGGAAAGTTTTCCAGGCGGGTTTCCCCGCAAGTCGCGGCAAGCGCAACGACGAATTCGAAGGCCTGTTCTCTCGCGGAACGATGCGGCACCGCGCGACGGCTCTTcgcagagaccgcgagaaacgcgcaagCGACCGACATGCAGACGAAAACGACATGGACGACAGCGTCGAACAAGAAGATATCGATTCCTGGCGGTAG